The following proteins are co-located in the Deinococcus sp. KNUC1210 genome:
- a CDS encoding phosphoribosyltransferase domain-containing protein translates to MPSPPAPAALDVCLPSGTLHLTLDQASAPLDDLLTYAVRRNPRRGFLFVSRVLGKHIPVSPDVAARSYHDLAAALPTLHAPHFIGLAETATALGEGVFRAWQAQQRTERGTFQHTTRYAVTGRSVLLRFDEPHSHAPAHLLYDPGETARRAEELVLIDDELSTGTTLEHLTRAWTDLHPHVRRVVLVSLTDWCGRRQELAAALGLPLDFVSLSRGTYTFTPDPGWTPAALPSVVGNGANKAALLPALSPRYGQPSEVPTPGELGLDLTPEDRVLVLGSGEFQYPAFLLAQSLAPLAAACHFSATTRSPVLPGLGIAQHLSFTDSVGDGIPNYLYNVDPARYTRILVTFEGNCTPDPVLMAALGPHAQAIRLSPPLDPR, encoded by the coding sequence ATGCCCAGCCCCCCTGCCCCTGCCGCCCTCGACGTCTGCCTTCCCAGCGGAACGCTCCATCTGACGCTCGACCAAGCCAGCGCTCCGCTGGACGACCTGCTGACCTACGCGGTGCGCCGCAATCCGCGCCGGGGTTTCCTGTTCGTCAGCCGGGTGCTGGGCAAACACATTCCAGTTTCGCCGGATGTGGCGGCCCGCAGCTATCACGATCTGGCGGCGGCCCTGCCCACGCTGCATGCTCCCCATTTCATCGGGCTGGCCGAGACTGCCACCGCACTCGGAGAGGGGGTCTTCCGGGCATGGCAGGCGCAGCAGCGCACCGAGCGCGGCACCTTTCAGCACACCACGCGCTACGCCGTCACGGGCCGCAGCGTGCTGCTGCGCTTTGACGAGCCTCACTCGCACGCCCCGGCCCACCTGCTCTACGATCCTGGCGAGACTGCCCGCCGCGCCGAAGAACTGGTGCTGATCGACGACGAACTCTCGACGGGCACCACGCTCGAACATCTGACCCGCGCCTGGACCGATCTGCACCCACACGTGCGTCGGGTGGTCCTGGTCAGCCTGACCGACTGGTGTGGACGGCGGCAGGAACTGGCTGCGGCGCTGGGCCTCCCGCTCGACTTCGTGAGTCTGAGCCGGGGCACCTATACCTTCACGCCCGACCCCGGCTGGACGCCTGCCGCACTGCCCAGCGTCGTCGGAAACGGAGCCAACAAAGCGGCGCTGTTGCCCGCCCTCAGCCCCCGCTACGGCCAGCCCAGCGAGGTTCCCACTCCCGGCGAACTGGGCCTCGACCTGACGCCCGAAGACCGGGTGCTGGTGCTGGGCAGCGGCGAATTTCAGTATCCAGCCTTCCTCCTGGCCCAGAGCCTCGCGCCGCTTGCCGCCGCCTGCCACTTCAGCGCCACCACCCGCAGTCCGGTGCTGCCCGGGCTGGGCATCGCGCAGCACCTGAGCTTTACCGACAGCGTGGGCGACGGCATTCCCAACTACCTGTACAACGTCGATCCCGCCCGGTATACCCGCATTCTGGTCACCTTCGAGGGAAACTGCACGCCCGACCCGGTGCTGATGGCGGCGCTGGGGCCACATGCGCAGGCGATCCGGCTCAGCCCGCCGCTGGACCCGCGATGA
- a CDS encoding LLM class flavin-dependent oxidoreductase: protein MTQTPLPPAAPSPFQLGIYSFGERTADAATGLTVSPQQRVRDLLEEIELADQVGLDVYGVGEHHRPDFVISNPAMVLAAAASRTRNIRLTSAVTVLGTEDPVRVYQAFSTLDLISGGRAEIMAGRGSFIESFPLFIGGHPQDYDELFSEKLDLLLKLQESEHLSWKGRYRAPLNDVGVYPRPVQPSIPVWLGVGGTPASAQRAGEMGLPMALAIIGGMPERFQPFVRVYRDAARAAGHDPALLPLGINSHGYLARTSQQAADEAYPAHAAVMNKLGRERGWPPLTRAHFEGDRSLRGASFVGDPQQVSEKILFQHELFGHQRFLLQTSVGTLPHAQIMKSIELLGTEVAPVVRAEVARRTAPATAPVGVG from the coding sequence ATGACCCAGACTCCTCTTCCTCCTGCTGCGCCGTCTCCCTTCCAGCTCGGCATCTATTCCTTCGGAGAGCGCACCGCCGACGCTGCCACCGGCCTGACGGTTAGCCCTCAGCAGCGCGTGCGCGATCTGCTGGAGGAAATCGAACTGGCCGATCAGGTGGGGCTGGACGTGTACGGTGTGGGCGAGCATCACCGTCCCGATTTCGTGATCTCGAATCCGGCGATGGTGCTCGCCGCCGCCGCTTCGCGCACCCGGAACATCCGGCTGACCAGCGCCGTCACCGTGCTGGGCACCGAAGACCCGGTGCGGGTGTATCAGGCGTTCAGCACGCTCGACCTGATCTCCGGGGGCCGGGCCGAGATCATGGCGGGGCGCGGCTCGTTTATCGAGTCGTTTCCGCTGTTCATCGGCGGTCACCCGCAGGACTACGACGAACTGTTCTCCGAGAAACTCGACCTGCTGCTCAAGCTTCAGGAGAGCGAACACCTCAGCTGGAAGGGCCGTTACCGCGCTCCCCTGAATGATGTGGGCGTGTATCCGCGCCCGGTGCAGCCGAGCATTCCGGTGTGGCTGGGCGTGGGCGGAACCCCGGCATCGGCGCAGCGGGCAGGCGAGATGGGCCTGCCGATGGCCCTGGCGATCATCGGCGGAATGCCCGAGCGCTTCCAGCCGTTCGTGCGCGTCTACCGCGACGCTGCGCGGGCCGCCGGGCACGACCCGGCCCTCCTGCCGCTGGGTATCAACTCGCACGGCTATCTTGCCCGCACCAGTCAGCAGGCCGCTGACGAAGCGTACCCGGCCCACGCCGCCGTGATGAACAAACTGGGACGCGAGCGCGGCTGGCCTCCGCTGACCCGCGCCCATTTCGAGGGCGACCGCAGTCTGCGCGGCGCGTCGTTCGTGGGCGACCCGCAGCAGGTGAGCGAAAAGATCCTGTTTCAGCACGAACTGTTCGGACACCAGCGCTTTCTGCTTCAGACGAGCGTGGGCACGCTGCCACACGCCCAGATCATGAAAAGTATCGAGCTGCTGGGCACCGAGGTCGCCCCGGTGGTCCGCGCCGAGGTCGCCCGCAGAACCGCTCCGGCCACTGCCCCGGTCGGCGTCGGCTGA
- a CDS encoding ferritin-like domain-containing protein yields MVNQSLGMEMKDLKDLYIEQLQDIYSAETQLVEALPKMADAAATPELKQGFLDHLAQTRTHAERLASILSELGEQPGGQTCKAMQGLVEEGSEMIKEKAVPAVKDAGLIAAGQRVEHYEIAAYGTVKTYASVLGYGQQAALLETSENEEKATDQKLTMLAREINVAATA; encoded by the coding sequence ATGGTAAATCAATCGCTGGGAATGGAAATGAAAGACCTCAAAGACCTTTACATCGAGCAGCTTCAGGATATCTACTCTGCCGAAACACAGCTCGTGGAGGCGTTGCCCAAGATGGCAGACGCAGCTGCCACGCCCGAACTCAAGCAGGGCTTTCTCGATCACCTCGCACAGACCCGCACACACGCAGAGCGGCTGGCGAGCATCCTGAGCGAACTGGGTGAGCAGCCGGGTGGACAGACCTGCAAGGCCATGCAGGGTCTGGTCGAGGAAGGCAGTGAGATGATCAAGGAAAAGGCCGTCCCAGCCGTCAAGGACGCGGGTCTGATCGCCGCCGGACAGCGGGTCGAGCACTATGAGATCGCCGCTTACGGTACCGTCAAGACCTACGCGTCGGTGCTGGGCTACGGACAACAGGCTGCGCTGCTCGAAACCTCCGAGAACGAGGAAAAGGCGACCGATCAGAAGCTGACCATGTTGGCAAGAGAGATCAACGTCGCCGCAACGGCCTGA
- a CDS encoding MerR family transcriptional regulator: MRLKIGELARKTGLSIRTLRHYDELGLLSPSERTERGHRLYSPADLTRLLQVQGLKSLGLRLDDIRVMLNDPACDSGVILHRHIQQVERQVQAQQRLLQRLRMVASRQIVSASELLEVIRMSEKIRERVASILDVARSVGDDDQSRFDAEQKTYLARQAETLGQTRIEEVQNAWPELMAEVLTEMERGTDPKDPAVRALGLRWRTLVQEFSGGRPDIERTLSDAYQDRMTPEMQAMWDYIARAMR, translated from the coding sequence ATGCGTCTCAAGATCGGTGAACTCGCCAGAAAAACCGGGCTGAGCATTCGGACGCTGCGCCACTACGACGAGCTTGGCCTGCTGTCTCCGAGCGAACGCACCGAGCGGGGCCACCGGCTCTACTCGCCCGCCGACCTCACGCGCCTGCTTCAGGTGCAGGGGCTGAAGAGCCTGGGGCTGCGCCTGGACGATATCCGCGTGATGCTGAATGACCCGGCCTGCGATTCCGGAGTGATTTTGCACCGCCACATCCAGCAGGTCGAGCGGCAGGTGCAGGCGCAGCAGCGGCTGTTGCAGCGTCTCAGAATGGTGGCGAGCAGGCAGATCGTGAGCGCGTCCGAACTCCTGGAGGTGATTCGTATGAGCGAGAAGATCAGGGAAAGAGTCGCCAGCATTCTGGATGTCGCCCGCAGCGTGGGTGACGACGACCAGAGCCGCTTCGACGCCGAGCAGAAGACCTATCTGGCGCGACAGGCCGAGACGCTGGGACAGACCCGCATTGAGGAGGTGCAGAACGCCTGGCCCGAACTGATGGCCGAAGTTCTGACGGAGATGGAGCGCGGCACCGATCCGAAAGACCCCGCCGTCAGAGCGCTGGGCCTGCGCTGGCGCACCCTGGTCCAGGAATTCAGCGGAGGCCGCCCGGATATCGAGCGCACCCTGAGCGACGCCTATCAGGACCGCATGACACCCGAAATGCAGGCGATGTGGGATTACATTGCCAGGGCCATGAGGTGA
- the tal gene encoding transaldolase, which translates to MNKLEQLKSMSIVVADTGDIDAIKKYQPRDCTTNPSLILKAAQLPGYEHLLTEAKGWVAGGETLDDIIDKLTVRIGTELTRIVPGDVSTEVDARLAFDKEASLARARRLIELYEENGVSRRRILIKLAATWEGIQAAHILEQEGIRCNLTLVFGLEQAIACAQAGVFLISPFVGRITDWYKKTTGTKDYPIDEDPGVASVRTIYAHFKEHGYKTVVMGASFRSAAQVEALAGCDRLTVSPQLLGELADDEGTLERQLTPSEGSTREATISEADYRWSLADNAMAGEKLNEGIRQFHQDTEKLRTLLSAE; encoded by the coding sequence ATGAACAAACTCGAACAGCTCAAGAGCATGTCGATTGTGGTGGCAGATACCGGCGACATCGACGCCATCAAGAAGTACCAGCCCCGCGACTGCACCACCAATCCCTCGCTGATCCTGAAGGCGGCCCAGCTGCCCGGCTACGAGCACCTGCTGACCGAGGCCAAAGGCTGGGTCGCGGGCGGCGAAACGCTCGACGACATCATCGACAAGCTGACTGTGCGAATCGGCACCGAGCTGACGCGCATCGTGCCCGGCGACGTTTCGACGGAAGTCGATGCCCGCCTCGCCTTCGACAAGGAAGCCTCGCTGGCCCGCGCCCGCCGCCTGATCGAACTGTACGAAGAGAACGGCGTGAGTCGCCGCCGCATCCTGATCAAGCTGGCCGCCACCTGGGAGGGGATCCAGGCCGCGCACATCCTGGAGCAGGAAGGCATTCGCTGCAACCTGACGCTGGTGTTCGGGCTGGAACAGGCCATCGCCTGCGCCCAGGCGGGTGTGTTCCTGATCTCGCCCTTCGTGGGCCGCATCACCGACTGGTACAAGAAGACGACCGGCACCAAGGATTACCCCATCGACGAGGATCCCGGCGTGGCGTCGGTGCGGACCATCTACGCGCACTTCAAGGAGCACGGCTACAAGACGGTGGTGATGGGCGCGTCGTTCCGCAGCGCCGCTCAGGTCGAGGCGCTGGCAGGCTGTGACCGCCTCACCGTCAGTCCGCAGCTGCTGGGCGAACTGGCCGACGACGAGGGCACGCTGGAGCGCCAGCTCACGCCCAGCGAGGGCAGCACCCGCGAGGCCACCATCTCGGAGGCCGATTACCGCTGGAGTCTGGCCGACAATGCCATGGCAGGCGAGAAACTGAACGAGGGCATCCGTCAGTTCCATCAGGACACCGAGAAACTGCGGACTCTGCTCA